One Brassica napus cultivar Da-Ae chromosome A1, Da-Ae, whole genome shotgun sequence genomic region harbors:
- the LOC106449789 gene encoding pentatricopeptide repeat-containing protein At1g60770-like: MALRHLSRPRDIVKRSTKKYLDEPLYHRLFKDGGSDVSVRQQLNQFLKGTKHVFKWEVGDTIKKLRSRGLYYPALKLSEVMEHRGMNKTVSDQAIHLDLVAKARGIAAGETYFVNLPETSKTELTYASLLNCYCKELMTEKAEGLLNKMKELNITVSSMSYNSLMTLYTKTGHAERVPGMVQEMKAENVMPDSYTYNVWMRALAATHDVSGVERVIEEMNRDGRVAPDWTTYSNMASIYVDARLSEKAEKALQELEMKNTDRDFKAYQFLSTLYGRLGKLSEVYRIWRSLRLAIPKTSNVAYLNMIQVLVNLKDVTGAETLFKEWQANCTTYDIRVVNVMIGAYAKEGLIEKAKELKEKAPRRGGKPNAKTWEIFMDYYVKSCETAQALECISKAVSIGKGDGGKWLPSQEAISTLMSQFEVKKDVNGAENLLEIFKKGTDDSIGAEIFESLVRTYAAAGKSHPAMRQRLKMEKVEVNEATQKLLDALCHQE; this comes from the exons ATGGCGTTGCGACATCTGAGTCGACCGAGAGACATCGTAAAGAGATCGACGAAGAAGTACCTCGACGAACCTCTATACCACCGTCTCTTCAAAGACGGCGGATCAGATGTAAGCGTTCGCCAGCAGCTGAATCAGTTCCTAAAGGGCACTAAGCACGTCTTCAAATGGGAAGTCGGAGATACCATCAAGAAGCTCCGAAGCCGCGGCCTTTATTACCCAGCTCTCAAG CTATCTGAAGTTATGGAACATAGAGGTATGAACAAGACGGTGAGTGATCAAGCAATCCATCTCGATCTCGTTGCCAAAGCTCGTGGAATCGCTGCTGGGGAGACTTACTTCGTCAATCTTCCGGAAACGTCTAAAACCGAGCTCACCTACGCGTCTCTTTTGAACTGCTACTGCAAGGAGTTGATGACTGAGAAAGCAGAAGGTCTTCTCAACAAGATGAAAGAGCTCAATATTACTGTTAGCTCCATGTCCTATAACAGCCTCATGACTCTTTACACAAAGACGGGACACGCCGAGAGGGTTCCGGGGATGGTTCAAGAAATGAAGGCTGAGAATGTCATGCCTGATTCTTACACGTACAATGTCTGGATGAGGGCCTTGGCTGCTACTCATGATGTTTCTGGTGTTGAGAGAGTCATCGAAGAGATGAATAGAGATGGTAGAGTTGCTCCAGATTGGACTACATACAGCAATATGGCGTCTATATACGTTGATGCGAGACTGTCTGAGAAGGCTGAGAAGGCTCTTCAAGAACTTGAGATGAAAAACACGGACAGGGATTTTAAGGCGTATCAGTTTCTTAGTACATTGTATGGACGGCTTGGGAAACTGTCTGAAGTTTATAGGATTTGGCGTTCGTTGAGGCTGGCTATACCGAAAACCTCCAATGTAGCTTATTTGAACATGATACAAGTGCTGGTGAACTTGAAAGATGTAACTGGTGCGGAGACACTGTTCAAGGAATGGCAAGCTAACTGTACTACTTATGACATCAGGGTTGTGAATGTTATGATTGGAGCTTATGCAAAAGAAGGTCTCATCGAAAAAGCAAAAGAACTCAAGGAGAAAGCtccaagaagaggaggaaagcCCAATGCTAAAACGTGGGAGATCTTCATGGATTACTATGTCAAGAGTTGTGAGACGGCTCAAGCACTTGAATGTATATCTAAGGCAGTTTCTATCGGCAAAGGAGATGGTGGTAAGTGGTTACCGTCGCAGGAAGCAATCAGTACTTTAATGAGCCAGTTCGAGGTAAAGAAAGATGTTAATGGAGCTGAGAATTTGTTGGAGATTTTTAAGAAGGGAACTGATGATAGTATAGGCGCAGAGATCTTTGAATCGTTGGTAAGAACATATGCAGCAGCAGGGAAGAGTCATCCTGCTATGCGCCAGCGTCTGAAGATGGAAAAGGTTGAGGTTAATGAAGCGACGCAGAAGCTTCTTGATGCATTATGTCACCAAGAGTGA